GTTGTAGACGGCGCCCGAGACAAAGCCGTAGGAGATGCTGCTGGGCGCGCTGGAGATGGTGCTGAGCTGCGCCGGAAGGTTGGTGCCCGGCGAACAGTTCGTGTAGTGACAGCCGTTGAAGACCGACGGGTACGACTTCGGGGCGCCGTTGGTGGGCACCGAGCCGTCGGCCTGGGTGAGGCGGAAGCCGCTGTCGGTGGCGGTGACGCACTGGGTGGCGCTGGTGCCCCAGCGGTTGTTCTGCACGACGTAGCGGCCCTGGATGACGGTCGAGCCGTACTGCTCGCAGATCGTGGTGTCGGCCTGGGCCGAGGGTGCGGCGACGAGGAGAGCCGCGAGAGCGGCGAGAGCCAAGAGCAGCGCGGCGAACAGGCCGCGCGCTGGGCGGGGACGGTGCGGTAACGGTCGCATGCGGGTGCCTCTCTCGTACGTGGCTCGGATTTCAGGGCCGATGGGGGGAGCGCTCCCACCTCCCCACTTATGGGAGCGCTCCCAACCCACCGGTTCGGCTCGGACTGTAGAAGTCCGCCCATGTCCCTGACAACCCTGTGTGCCCGAATGGATCGAATCGATTTCGAAGTCGCAGCTCAGACGCGCACGTTCGCAACCTTTCGACGAGCCCGGGACTTGGGAGCGCTCCCGAAACTTTCGACCAGACCCGTCGGCGACCTCGGGCCGAGCCGCGTACCAAACGCCGTGGCCGATTCCCCTGAGCCTCTCCGGGATGTGCATGAAGGCCGCAGGATCTGAGTGCCCCGCACGGAAACGGCAGACAGTAGAAGCCCCGGATATCGACCGGCATGTTTCGTCCGCGGGACTGAGTGGCCCCATAGCCCGCCCAGCCTGGACGCTGTCAGGGGCGAACGCCCCGTCAGGACGCAACCGGCCAGGGACGTTTGCGGCCATCGGATCCCTCTTCCGGCACCCCTGACCTGCGGCGAGAGTAGTTCCTGACACCGGGCGCCACACCAGCGAACAACCCTCACAGCTGTACCTGCAGGGCAGCTGTCCGGGCCAGGGACGTGTGTTCGCCCACTCGACTTCCGTGCCGCAGGAGAGACCATGAAGCTGAGCAACGTCCTTCGCCGTACGTCCGCCGCACTGGCCGTCGGGGCGATGTCCCTGGGGCTGGTCACCGTCGCCGGCGGAGCCGCGCAGGCCGTCGCCTCGTGCACCGGGAACGTGTCGATCTACGGCACACTGGCGGACGGCCGACTGACGTACTCGCAGATCGAGCCGAACACCGGCGACCGCGTGAAGACACTCACCGGCCCGAACCTCGGTTTCACACCGAAGGCGATGGCGACGCTCAACTTCAACACGGTGCTGGTCACTTCGACGGCCGGTGACCTCTACCGCGTCGACATCCAGACCAACAACACCGCCCTCGCGCTCGCCGGAGTCACCAAGATCTGGGACGGCGGCTGGACCTTCGACAAGATGGTCTACGACGGCGCCGGCCACCTCTACGGCACGGTCGACGGGCAACTTCACCAGTACCTGGTGTCGCAGGACAAGCCGTCCGGGTCGGCCCACATAGGCCAGCATGTCGTGATCGACACGGGCTTCGTCCTCAAGACGCTGGCCGCCGCGGGCGACGACCGCATCATCGCCTCCACCTCGGACGGACGCCTCCTCAGCTACAAGATCAACGGCGTGAACGACTGGGACCGCGCGGTGCTGAAGTCGAGCGGCTGGTCGGCGGTCGACTCGCTGTCCTCCCCGGGCGGGGGCCTCTACTACGGCCGCACCAACGGCGGCATGTACTGGTACCACGACTCCGACCCCACCGACGCGGACGGCTCCGACATCGCGTACCACCCGAGCGACCCGGTGGACGCCTCCGGCTGGACGCAGAGCCTGCTGTCGGCGTACGCGGACAACTGCGCCTACGTGCCGCCGGCACCGCCGCACTCCGTGCAGGGCGGCACGATCTACCGCAGCGAGGTCATGACCCGGGCCAAGGACTGGTACAACCGCAACATCCAGTACAGCCAGAGCGCCTACGCCACCGACATCGAGGGCGACGACACCTACCGCACCGACTGCTCCGGCTTCGTCTCCATGGCCTGGCACCTCACCTCCTCGCTGACGACGCAGACCCTCGACAACGCCGCCGCGCAGATCTCCAAGGCCGACCTCCGGCCCGGCGACGCGCTGAACTCCAGCAGCGAGGGGCACGCGGTCCTCTTCGCGGGCTGGAAGGACCAGGACGCCGGCACCTTCTACTACTACTCCGAGGGCAGCCCGGACTCGGACATGAACTACCGGTCTGCGAACGCCTACAGCGGCACCATCGACAGCCACCCGGCCTCGGCGTACGTGGCCCTGCGCTACAACAAGATCGCCTGACGCCCCGGCCCCGCCACGTCGCCCCCGAGGGCCCCGCCGACACCGGTGGGGCCCTTTAGGCATGCGCGCATGCCCGGCCCAAGGGCGGGGGAGCCCCTATGTCTTTGGTCAAGGTGGTCGGGTGACAGTGTGGCTGTCATGAGTGATGACATGCCTGTTCGGGAGTCGGCGGGCGAGAGCATGCGGCCGTGCGACTTCTGTGGTCATCCGGTGGTGATGGACTCGGTCGACGAGCGGGACTGCCCCGCGTGCGGCGAGACCGCTGAGGGTAAGCCAGCTGAGGTTGGCCGGAGTTCGTAGGAGGTTCCGTCGCGGAGCATGGCGAAGAGGACGTCGGCCCGGCGTCTGGCGAGGCAAAGGTTCGCGAGGCCGGATTATCGGCTCATGCGGCGAACGCGGAGAGGGAGAAGGCTCTCTTGAGCTGCTTGTTTCCTCGTCGGGAGGGCTGTTCGCCGTGGATCGCGGACCCGGCGTTTCTGGTTGCTGGAGCGAGGTCGGCGTAAGCAGCGAGGTGGGCCGGGACGGAAATGCGGTGCCATCGCCGATGTCGATGAAGATGCGAGCGCCGGTCCTGATGCCGATGCTGGGCATGGACATCAGGACCTCGGAGAGAGGGTTTGCCTCCACGAGTTGCTCGATCCGGTGGGCCAGGAGTTTGCGCTGGTCGAGCACCGCCTGGAGCGAGCCGGCGAGGCTCGGGACGATCGCCGCGGCCGTGCCGGGAACGACGACGGTCTGCTCGTCGAGTGCGGTGAAGAAGTGCGGATCTGGGCCGGGGATCCGAACTGGTCCAGGGGCGAGTACCACGCCACCGCACTCACCCCGAGTGGCAAGAAGACTTTCGACCGGCGCCTGCCCAGATGCCGCTGGCATGCAGCGGTCTGTCTGTGCCTTCGGAGCTGGTGACACCACCCCCAGCCATGTACTCGGCGAGGAGAGGTTATGCCGACTCCGAAGGCCGGAAGCCCCGTCGCGGGCCTACGAAGACGGTAATGGGGGCGGCGCCGTACCTGCAGACGATGTCCACCCCCTCGGCCCCCCGCCCGCCCGCACGACGAAGGGCGGCACTCCCTCCTCCGAGGGGCGCCGCCCTTGTGCCGTGTCCGTCAGCCCGTAACTACGGTCCTAATACCAGTTGTTCGCCTGCCAGAAGTTCCACGCGTTGCAGGGAGAGCCGTAGCGGCCGTCGATGTAGCTCAGACCCCACCTGATCTGGGTCAGCGGGTTCTCGTGCCAGTCGTCTCCCGCGGAGTCCATCTTGGAGGCGGGCAGCGACTGCGGGACGCCGTACGCGCCGGAGGACGGGTTCGTGGCGTTCCAGCGCCAGCCGCTCTCGTGGTCCCAGAGGTTCTCCAGGCAGGCCCACTGGGAGGCGTTGGCCCAGGCCGCGTCCTTCTGGTTCATCAGCTGCCGCCCGGCCGCCTTGACCTCGGTGATGTTGCCGCGGTCGACGGTGTCCACGGAGGTCGTGCAGGTGTAGGTGCCGGGCTGCGCGGACAGCAGCTTCTGCGTCCAGCCGCTGGTGTTGACCGGGTCGTCGAGGTGGTACGAGATGTCCGCGCCGGAGCCGTCGGTGGGGTTGGCGTCCTTGTACCAGTACATGGCCCCGGTGGAGAGCCGTCCGTAGTACAGCCCGCTTCCCGGGGAGACGAGCTGGTTGAAGCCCGACCAGCCGGAGGACTTCAGGGAGTTGCTCTTCCAGGAACCGGCACCCGCGACGGTGTAGTCGAGCAGCCGCCCGTCCTCGGTGGTGGCGCCGAGCCGGTCGTCGCCGGTGGCGGTGAGCGTCTTCAGGACGAACCCGGTCCCGATCTCGGTGCGTACGCCGATGTGCTGGGAGCCGGCCGGTTTGTCCTCGGTGACGTTGTAGCGCAGCAGCAGGCCGGAGGTGGTGGTGCCGTAGAGGTGGCCGTGACCGTCGTAGGTCAGCTTGTCGTGGGTCCAGCCGCTGTCGGCGATCCTCACCGGCGGGTTCAGCAGGGTGAGGCTGGTGTTGTTGGTCCTGATGTCGACGCGGTAGAGGGCGCCGCTGGTCGAGGTCATCAGGACGGTGTTGAAGTTGAGGGTCGCCATGGCCTGCGGCTCGAAGCCGAGGTCCGGTCCGACGAGCACCTTGGCGAGATCGCCGGTGGCCGGGTTGATCTGGCTGAAGGTGAGCCTGCCGTCGCCGAGTACGCCGTAGATGTTGACGCCACCCGAGCAGCTGGTGGCCGCGTCGGCGGTGGGAGCGGTCACCGTGAGGAGGGCGGTGCTCAGGGCGGCGGTGGTCAGCAGACCGGCGGCTCGGCGGCCGTAGGTGCGGATGGTCTTCACTTCTGGTTCCCCCGGGGGTGGCTGGTGTCGGGCAGTCAGTGGTGGCGCGGACGGCTTACTGCCATCCGGCGTCGGTGGGGGCGGCCTGCCAGCCGGCGTCGGCCGGGACGGCCTGCCAGCCGGCGTCCGCGGTGACGACGGAGGAGAGCTCGGCGGCGTCCGTCCCGTATGCCGAGGTGACGGCCGGGGTGGCGAGGGCCGCGGTGACCACGAGGGAGACGACCGCGACGGCCTTGGCGATACGGGTGCGAGGCATGGCTGTCCGTTCCTTCCGGGACGAGGGGTGAGGTCCGGCCCGCCGTCGCGTCCCGCGGTGACGCGCTGACCGGCCGGTGATCACTAGGTTGGTCGCCGCCCGAGCCCCTGAGAAGGGTTCCTCGGTGGACGGAAAGGGCCTTGGACCGATACGTCCACACGGGCCGCGTCAGTCCACCGGCTGCGCCTCGAATGCCAGAGGTATCAACGGCACCCCGGCCCCCGTCAGTCGCGCTCCCGCCAACTGCGGCATGTCGCGCAGCAGTCGGCCACAGAAGCGGACGGCCCGTTCCTCGGCCTCTCCCAGACCGTCGGCCAGCAGGTAGAGGCCCAGGGTGAGTCGGGAGGAGGAGCGGGGATGCACGGCGACGTGCTCGACGCGGTCACCGGGGACGAGGGACGCGCGCACCAACTCACGGACGTCCGGCGGTAGACGGTTGCCGGGAGGGAGTTCCAGGTGCGCGTGGACGAGATACATGCGCTCCAGCGTCTCAACGGATGAGGCCGCCAAGTCCGTTTGGCGGGTGGCCGGTTGTGTCCCTGGCCCGTTCCGGCCCGCCCCTGTGACGACACGTCTCTGTTCTGCGAAGATCGGCGCTGAAGACGGGACGTTGTGTGCAGAAAACGGGGGGACGCACGTGCTGACCGCACTCGGGCTCGACGCTGTCGCGGAGACGGTGTACCGCGCCATGCTCAGACATCCGGCCGCCGGTGTGGCGGACCTCGGCGACGCCGTGGGGCTGTCTGAGGAGCAGGTGCGCGACGCCCTCGACACCCTGAGCGAGCTGGCGCTGGCGCGTCCGGCCGCTGGGGACGCGGGGCGGCTGCGGGCGGTCTCGCCGGACATCGGCATGGAGATCCTGATGGCCCGGCAGCAGGCTCAGCTGGCGGCGCAGCAGCAGCGCTTGGAGGCCTCGAGGGCGGCTGCGGCCCAGCTCATCTCGGAGTACGCCGAGCTGAGGCCAGCCGCCAGTCACCCCGGCGTGGAGCAGTTGGTGGGGCTCGATCAGATCCGCGACCGGCTGGTCGTGCTCACCCGTGAGGTGCGCGAGGAGTTCCTGACGTTCGCGCCGGGCGGGCCGCAGACCGCGGACAACATGGCCGCGTCCCGGCCGCTCAACGAGGATCTGCTCGGCCGTGGGGTGCGGATGCGTACGATCTACCTGGACAGCGTGCGTGCCAATCGGCCCACTGTTGAGCACGCCAACTGGCTGGCCGGGCTGGGCGGTCAGGTCCGCACGGTGCCGTCACTTCCCACCCGGATGATCCTCATGGACCGGCAGATCGCCATGATCTCCGTCAGCAGCGACGACACCGCCGCGGGCGCGGTGCTCCTGACCGGACAGGGCACGCTCACCGCATTGTGCGCGCTCTTCGAGACCATCTGGGAATCCGCCCAGCCGCTCGGCCGGCTCGTCCCCACCGACGCGCACGGCCTCACCGGCCAGCAGTCCACCGCCCTGCGCCTGCTCGCCGAGGGCCACACCGACGAGGCCATCGCCAAGCGCCTCGGAGTCTCCCATCGCACCGCCCGCCGCATAGCCTCCGAACTCATGGAACGCCTCGGCGCCCGCAGCCGCTTCGAGGCCGGCGTACGAGCCGTCCAACAGCACTGGCTCCCGCCCCACCCGTAACCCGCGCCCGTACGGTGACAGTGCCTGCGCCAAGGCGCGGGGGCCTACGTGACCGCCGCGCGGGCCACCTCGCTGACATGCGGTTGTGCGGCTGCCGCCGCTGAGCGTCCTGGCGGCGCTGATGTCGGCCGGAACGGCGTGCGGCCTGTTCTAGCCGGATCGCCTTCGGCGGTCCGGGTGATGTTCGGGGGCCGGACTCGTGAGCAAAGGGGCCCGGCCTGTGCGTTGGCCAGACCGAGGCGTCCGATCAGCAGTTCAGTCGCGTTCGGCCGCCAGGCGAGGGCGGGCCGTCTGTTTCTCCTGCTGGGTTCTTTGCTGAACTTTCAAGGGTGGGCAGGGCAGAGGATCGATGCCCGTGGGCGTGGTGCTCGGGCAGGGTGTTGCGGCCGGCATGCTGCGGATGAGCCCGCCCATCGGGTCGACGGTCCCTGGAGACTGGCCCTTGGCCACGGAGGCGATACGGCTCGGGGGAGCAGGAGCTGTCTGAGGATCTGCCGATGCCCCTGGGAGCCGGCGACTCCCTTGTGGGCTGCGGTTTCGAGCACCGCGCCGCACTCACACGCGTGGTGGTCGAAAGCCGCCCGGGCCGGGTTGTGCCGTTGGAGCATCCGGCCGGGGCGGCGTCGTACGCGGCTGGGCAGCCGCTGGGTGCGCGCTTACGGGGTCGTGTAGGGGTCCTGGCTGAGCAGGTGGGCCTTCAGACCCTCGCCGATGCCAGGTTCGGGGGTTCCGGCCCAGTCCTTGATGAGTACGGCGCCGGTGCTGCAGCCCCACGGGTTCCAGGTCCATGCGAGATAGCCCATGTTGTGGGTGTCGGCCCAGTCGACCAGCCGCTGCATGTAGTCGAAGCCGCAGTTGTCCTGGCCGAACTCACCGATGACGACCGGTACCTGTTGTGCGAGTGGCGCGACCTGGCTGTCCCAGCAGGATTCGGTCGCACAGGCGTTGAAGCTGTACGAATGCCATGACGCGGCGATGTTGTTCAGCGGGTCGGTCGGCTTGTGCGTCAGCCACTCGCGCATGTCGTTGGCCCACTCCAGGCCGCCCAGCATGAGGACGTTGGTCGCTCCGGTGGCCCGGACCGCGTCGACAAGGTCCTGCATGCCGGCCGTCTCATAGGGAAGGCCTGTGCAGGTACCGCCGTCTCTCCAGCACTGCCAGCCAACGGTCTTGTCCCATTCGGCGGCGATCTCCGGGTAGGGCTCGTTGAACAGATCGAAGACGACGGCGTCATTGCCCTTGAAGGCGTTGGCGACACCGGTCCAGAACTGGGGGGCGTACTGCGCGTCCGGCATCGGTTTCTGGCAGGTCGCGGTGGCGTCCTTGCAGTGCCAGTCCGGCCCGTTGGTATAGGCGCCCCGCGTCCAGTGCAGGTCGAGGATCGGGGTGATGCCATTGGCCACCAGCAGGTTGACGTAGTCTCTGACGCCCTGCTGGTAGGTGGCTCCACTGGGCGAGCCGTTGATGCCGAGCCAGCATTCCTCGTTCAACGGCACGCGTACCGCGTGGATGTTCCAGGTCTTCATCGCGTCGACGGACGCCTGATCGACCGGGCCGCTGTCCCACAGCCCCTTGCCCTGCACACAAGCGTATTCACCGCTGGAGCGGTCCACACCCAGCAGCCGGTACTGCTTGCCGCTCGTGGTGACGATCTTGTTGCCGGAAACCTTCAGTTCCGGGGCCGGGCCACTGGGACCGCTGGTCGGAGTGGTGGTGGGGCTGGGGGTCGGGGACGTCGTCGAGCCGGTACAGGTCACGCCGTTGAGCGCAACCGATGCCGGTTCCGGATTGGCGCCCTTCCACGCACCGGTGAACCCGATGGAAGCCGACCCGCCCGTATCCAGCGCTCCGTTCCAGTCGAGGCTGGCGGCGGACACGCGGGTTCCGGACTGTGTCCAGGTGGCGCTCCAGCCGTTGGTGACCTTCTGGTCGGAGTCAGGGAAGTCGAACGTCGCGGTCCACCCTCGCACGGGGGAGCCGAGATTGGTGATGGCCAGGTTCGCGGTGAACCCTCCCGGCCATTGGCTCTGCACCTTGTACGCGACCGAGCAGCCGGTGGCGGCTGCCGACGCGGGCAGGGTGGCGACTGCAAGGCCACCCAGGATCAGTGCACCGGCGGCGCCGGTGGCCATTAAGGCGTGACGACGTTTCACTTGATCTCCTCGTTGCCGTAGGGGATCGATGAGCTCGATACCCAGCTGATCGACGAGCTGGTGAGCCGGGCCCAGGCCGAGGGCCTGCACGTGACCGGTCCACCAGGCGGGTACTGCGTGCCGTACGGATCAAGGAATCAACAACTGTCGCGCGTTCACATCCCGTCCTCCCGACGGATCCCACGCGGGCGTCAGCAGCCGATCGGTGCGGAGCCCAGGGCCACGTCGTCGAACCAGAGAGTGTCGTCCCCGGTGCCGTAGCTCTCCCACCCCAGGCGCAGGCCGGTGGGGCGCGGAGGGGTCCCACGGGCGAGCCACTGCCCGTCGACGTTCTGGGTCGGCACCCCGTCCACGTGCAGTCCGGCGACCTCCCGGTCGTCGACCCAGGTGCGCATGGACTGGGCGGTGGTGTCGATCTGGAACCGCAGGCACAGCCACTGGCCGGTCGGCAGCGGCGTGCTGAGCGCGACCCCCGCCGGGCTCTGTTCCGGCAGCGTCGCGTCGTCGCTCTCGCGGTTCCACTGCAGCGCGCCGTTCTGCCCGCCGACGCGCAGCGCCCTGCCGCCCTGTGAGGCGTCCGGCATGGATACGAAGGTGACGTGGTTGGTGGGCAGGGCGGTGGTGTGCCGGACCCGCATGCGTACGTACACCACGGGCCCGACGGAGGACAGATCGCGGGTGGAGGCTGCGAAGACGTGGTTGCAGTAGCCGGCGCCGCCGTCGACGCGCAGCGACCTGGTGCCGCTGTAGGCGACGGACGTGTCGACGCTGACCTTCCCCGTGCCCTGGCAGTCGGGTGCCGTGGTCTGCCAGGGGCCCGAGGGCACGGTGCCGGTCTGGTCCTCGAAGTCGGAGCAGATCGTCGCCCCGGCGCATTCGGCCGGCGCCGTGGCTGTCGCCGTCGGTGTCGGTGAGGCGGTCGCCGTCGGGGTGGGACTCGCGGTTCCGCCGCACGGCGTGCCGCCCAGGGCAAAGGCGGTGGGAGCCGGGTCGGCGGTGCGCCAGGTGCCCTGGAGCCCGAAGTCCACGGACCCGCCGGCGGCGAGCTGGGCATTGTGCGCGACGTTCACGGCGGTCACCGCGCTGCCCGACTGGGTGACCTGCGCGTTCCAGGCGGACGTGACCTGCTGGTCGCCGCCGTAGGTCCACTCCAGCCGCCAGCCGTTCAGGGCGGCGCCGAGATTCGTGACGCGGATCTGGGCGGTGAAGCCGCCGGACCACTCGTTGGTGGTGTAGGTGACCGTGCAGCCCGTGGCCGCGCCCTGGGCGCGCGACGTGGCGATGGCGGGAAGGGCCACCGCCACCACGGCCAGCACCAATACCCAGAGAGGCAGGCGGTGGCGGCGCCCGCGTAATGAAGTCATGGTCATGATCAATCTCCGGGAGTCAGGACGCGGTGCAGGAGAGTGCGCCGAGGTCTCGGTCGTCGCCGCTGAGCGTCATCCCCCAGGTCGTCGACGCGCCCGGTGCCAGCGAGCCGTTGTAGGAGGCGTTGTGAACGGTGGTGGCGGGGCGGGACGGATCCACCACCGCGTTCCAGCGGTTCGCCACGGTCACACCGCCCGGCAGGGTGTGGTGCACCGACCAGTCGGTGACCGGCCGGGACCCGGTGTTGGTGACCGTGACGTCGGCCTGGTACCCGCCCTGCCATGAGCCGGTCAGCTTCCACTCCGCCGTGCAGGCGGTGTCGCCGGAGGGGCTCGGCGCGGGAGTGGGAGGTGGTGTCCCTCCAGAGCTGTCGGTGGTGTAGGAGACGGGGGTGTAGTCCTGCGAGCAGCCTCCCGCGCAGCCTGACGGCAGCGAGAAAGAGTACGTACGATCGCCGCCCAGCCAGGTGTCGGCTGCGTCGCGGATCCGTATGGTGAAGCTGCTCTGGCCGGAGGTCGTCGCGCCGATGACGTAGGACTGCCCCATGTCGCTGTTCATTGCGGCGTCGGTCCAGGTGCCGTTCGTCAGGTACTGGACGCCGTGGATGCCGCCCGGCAGATGGGAGACGGCGATGGCGGGCCAGTACCGCTGGGCTCCCCTGAGGAAGCCGATACGGATGTCGCCGCTGTAGTCCGGGGCCGGGACGAAGCTCCAGGAGACATGACGGTTGTTCCAGTGGTCCGGGTACATCGTCCCCACTGGGGTGCCGCCGATCCGGAAGCGGTTGAGGGAGTCGGTTGCCAGGTCGAGGTGGTTGGGGTCGTCCCGGCACCAGGCGTTGGCATCGGCGCAGCTGTCCGCGACGATCATGGTCAGGGTGGCCCCGTTGTACTTGTCGGCCACCCATGAGCCGTTGCGGCAGAAGGGCTGGCCCGGGGCGCCGTCGTTGGTGCCGGTGCAGTAGTCCCCGATGGTGACCTTGACCCAGCGGCCGCAGTTGCGGCCGTTGTCGAAGACGCCCTTGACCGATGCGCTCGAGTCCGGCACCGGGCGGGGGTAGGTGCTCGAGTAGTCACCGGGTGTGTTGAACACGTTGAGCGCCACGAAGTCCTGGCTGTCCAGTTCGCGCTGCGGCAGACCGCAGCCGCCGTAGGGGCTGCCGAGCCCGGCGAAGTGGGTCGCGTTGCCCAGGACCTCAGTTGCGGCGGCACTCGCGGCGGGCGGCTGGGCCGCCGCGGCCACGACGGGTAACGCGGCGCGGCAGAGCGCTGCCAGCAACGTGGCGGTGCGCCTTCGGGCCGGTGAGCGGGGAGTTGAAAGAAGCTGCATGGAGGGATCCGCCTTCTTGGTGACGGGGCGCCGTGACGTTCGTATGGGAGTCCTCTCGGAGGGAGGGGAGTGAGCGCTGGAACACCTCACCCATGGGAGCGCTCCCACAGTATCCGTATCCGGGGACTGTAGAAGAGGGTCATGCTCCTGACAAGGGTGTGGGTTCCCGTCGGAGTTTTCGCCCTGTCCGAGCCGGGGCGTGCCCGGGCCGGACAGGGTGGAGTCAGCTGAGGTTCCGCGGCTCATTGGTGTCGCCGTTGCAGGTCCACAGTTGGACCGGGGCGGCGTGGAGCCAAGTCCCGGCAGGCATGCGGGACATAGGCTGGAACGCAGCACGGGAGGTTTCGGGGGAGCACGATGAGCGCGAACGAGCGATCCGGCACGGCATCTGACGACACATCGCACCGGCGATGGTTCATCAGTCACGCCGGGGCGGATCGTGCGTGGGCGGAGCGGGTTGGATGGCGGCTCCTGGACGCGGGCTGTTACTGGTAGTTCGTTAAATCCGGAGGTAGAGGTCACGGAAACGGCATTGACCGGTACCTCCGGATTTAACGAACTACCGGTAGCCGCTATCAGACCTACCCCGGTGCGGACAACACTCAGCGCCTAGCCCGCGATAGCACCACCTTCACCAACGCCGCCGTCGGACTCGCCGGACAGACAGTGTCCGGCGTCGGCACCGGTTTCGTCCGCGAACCGTCGGGCACCCTGGTGGCCATGAGGAGCGGCGGCAGCAGCCAGTACTACCTCACCGACGTCCAGAACTCAGTAATCGGCCTGGCCGACACCACGGCGAAGCGGACCGCGACCTACACCTACGGCCCCTACGGCGAACAGCGCGCCAACAGCGGCACCCAGGAGCCCTTCCGCTATACCAGCGCCTACCTCGACCCGGCAGGGCTGTACAAGGTGGGCGCCCTCTACTGCGACTCCAGACTCGGCCGCTTCACCCAACCTGACCCGTCACGCCAGGAAGACGACCCGTACCTCTTCACTGGCGGCGACCCCGTCAGTCACACCAACCCCACCGGAACCACATTTATGAGTTTCGCGGAGTCTGCGTCTAAAAAGATCGGCTTTGCGTCCGACGTCATCAGCATCGGGTAGATCGCCAGGCAGGTCTCTCGCGGAGAGCGGAAAAGGGTAGATGGTAAGGCAACTTGTGCTTTCGGCGGGATGACCGCAGGAAATGCAACCCAGGAAATTTACAATCGAGCCACTTTGTGAGGAGAAATGAACAACGTGACAATGGCCTACAAGGGCTGGCCGTCCGGAACGCCAATCTCAGTTCTGGTCGTCATAATCGTAGCCGTCCTCTTAGTTGCAGCCGTGATAGGGCGCACGCGACGCAAATAGTTTCCCCTTCGACAGCGGTGTACCCGTGGATTCGTCGGACCGGCATCCGGTGTCACGCCAACCGCAGCGGCGCCTCCGACGCCACGACAGCGGGGCCGGACAGATCACCCGACGCTGTGAGCAGACCAGGCGCTCGTGAAGCGTGTCGGCCCGCACCTTGCCCTGCGAGCGT
Above is a window of Streptomyces sp. NBC_00490 DNA encoding:
- a CDS encoding tachylectin-related carbohydrate-binding protein produces the protein MKTIRTYGRRAAGLLTTAALSTALLTVTAPTADAATSCSGGVNIYGVLGDGRLTFSQINPATGDLAKVLVGPDLGFEPQAMATLNFNTVLMTSTSGALYRVDIRTNNTSLTLLNPPVRIADSGWTHDKLTYDGHGHLYGTTTSGLLLRYNVTEDKPAGSQHIGVRTEIGTGFVLKTLTATGDDRLGATTEDGRLLDYTVAGAGSWKSNSLKSSGWSGFNQLVSPGSGLYYGRLSTGAMYWYKDANPTDGSGADISYHLDDPVNTSGWTQKLLSAQPGTYTCTTSVDTVDRGNITEVKAAGRQLMNQKDAAWANASQWACLENLWDHESGWRWNATNPSSGAYGVPQSLPASKMDSAGDDWHENPLTQIRWGLSYIDGRYGSPCNAWNFWQANNWY
- a CDS encoding helix-turn-helix transcriptional regulator; translated protein: MLTALGLDAVAETVYRAMLRHPAAGVADLGDAVGLSEEQVRDALDTLSELALARPAAGDAGRLRAVSPDIGMEILMARQQAQLAAQQQRLEASRAAAAQLISEYAELRPAASHPGVEQLVGLDQIRDRLVVLTREVREEFLTFAPGGPQTADNMAASRPLNEDLLGRGVRMRTIYLDSVRANRPTVEHANWLAGLGGQVRTVPSLPTRMILMDRQIAMISVSSDDTAAGAVLLTGQGTLTALCALFETIWESAQPLGRLVPTDAHGLTGQQSTALRLLAEGHTDEAIAKRLGVSHRTARRIASELMERLGARSRFEAGVRAVQQHWLPPHP
- a CDS encoding cellulase family glycosylhydrolase, translating into MATGAAGALILGGLAVATLPASAAATGCSVAYKVQSQWPGGFTANLAITNLGSPVRGWTATFDFPDSDQKVTNGWSATWTQSGTRVSAASLDWNGALDTGGSASIGFTGAWKGANPEPASVALNGVTCTGSTTSPTPSPTTTPTSGPSGPAPELKVSGNKIVTTSGKQYRLLGVDRSSGEYACVQGKGLWDSGPVDQASVDAMKTWNIHAVRVPLNEECWLGINGSPSGATYQQGVRDYVNLLVANGITPILDLHWTRGAYTNGPDWHCKDATATCQKPMPDAQYAPQFWTGVANAFKGNDAVVFDLFNEPYPEIAAEWDKTVGWQCWRDGGTCTGLPYETAGMQDLVDAVRATGATNVLMLGGLEWANDMREWLTHKPTDPLNNIAASWHSYSFNACATESCWDSQVAPLAQQVPVVIGEFGQDNCGFDYMQRLVDWADTHNMGYLAWTWNPWGCSTGAVLIKDWAGTPEPGIGEGLKAHLLSQDPYTTP
- a CDS encoding cellulose binding domain-containing protein, whose translation is MTSLRGRRHRLPLWVLVLAVVAVALPAIATSRAQGAATGCTVTYTTNEWSGGFTAQIRVTNLGAALNGWRLEWTYGGDQQVTSAWNAQVTQSGSAVTAVNVAHNAQLAAGGSVDFGLQGTWRTADPAPTAFALGGTPCGGTASPTPTATASPTPTATATAPAECAGATICSDFEDQTGTVPSGPWQTTAPDCQGTGKVSVDTSVAYSGTRSLRVDGGAGYCNHVFAASTRDLSSVGPVVYVRMRVRHTTALPTNHVTFVSMPDASQGGRALRVGGQNGALQWNRESDDATLPEQSPAGVALSTPLPTGQWLCLRFQIDTTAQSMRTWVDDREVAGLHVDGVPTQNVDGQWLARGTPPRPTGLRLGWESYGTGDDTLWFDDVALGSAPIGC
- a CDS encoding cellulose binding domain-containing protein, producing the protein MQLLSTPRSPARRRTATLLAALCRAALPVVAAAAQPPAASAAATEVLGNATHFAGLGSPYGGCGLPQRELDSQDFVALNVFNTPGDYSSTYPRPVPDSSASVKGVFDNGRNCGRWVKVTIGDYCTGTNDGAPGQPFCRNGSWVADKYNGATLTMIVADSCADANAWCRDDPNHLDLATDSLNRFRIGGTPVGTMYPDHWNNRHVSWSFVPAPDYSGDIRIGFLRGAQRYWPAIAVSHLPGGIHGVQYLTNGTWTDAAMNSDMGQSYVIGATTSGQSSFTIRIRDAADTWLGGDRTYSFSLPSGCAGGCSQDYTPVSYTTDSSGGTPPPTPAPSPSGDTACTAEWKLTGSWQGGYQADVTVTNTGSRPVTDWSVHHTLPGGVTVANRWNAVVDPSRPATTVHNASYNGSLAPGASTTWGMTLSGDDRDLGALSCTAS
- a CDS encoding RHS repeat-associated core domain-containing protein translates to MSGVGTGFVREPSGTLVAMRSGGSSQYYLTDVQNSVIGLADTTAKRTATYTYGPYGEQRANSGTQEPFRYTSAYLDPAGLYKVGALYCDSRLGRFTQPDPSRQEDDPYLFTGGDPVSHTNPTGTTFMSFAESASKKIGFASDVISIG